A section of the Bacteroidales bacterium genome encodes:
- the rbfA gene encoding 30S ribosome-binding factor RbfA: MATTKQKKVARLVQKELGDIFQKKSRSHFDGKMITVTVVRISPDLLIAKAYLSIYPSQNNEKTLDLVKQYSSEIRYELGNRIRHQVRRIPELNFFIDDSLDYIDNIDRLLNKDKNNDKKSD; the protein is encoded by the coding sequence ATGGCTACTACCAAGCAGAAGAAGGTTGCAAGACTGGTTCAGAAAGAGCTGGGCGATATTTTTCAGAAGAAAAGCAGAAGCCATTTTGATGGGAAGATGATTACCGTTACGGTGGTCCGGATTTCGCCTGATCTGTTGATTGCCAAAGCTTATCTCAGCATTTATCCGAGTCAGAATAATGAGAAGACCCTGGACTTGGTTAAGCAGTATAGCAGTGAAATTCGCTATGAGCTTGGAAACAGGATCAGGCATCAGGTGCGCAGAATTCCTGAATTGAACTTTTTTATAGACGATTCACTGGATTATATTGATAACATTGACAGGTTACTGAACAAGGATAAAAACAACGACAAGAAATCAGACTGA